AGCACTCTAGACTAGACCAAACATTTCACAACACAAAACATTTAAGTGGCACGAAGATGTACATGATTACGATGTTGAAGATAAATACTGTTCTGCACAAAAGAGAGTGTTTTATGGCAATTTGTCTCATATATTCCAGCATTCATGGTAGGTACCATGACCAATCACCACATAATAGCTTAAATTTTAAAACGAAAAATTTAGGCTATAAAGCaacacattgtgcaacatcaGCAACAGGAAGACACATTCCTGAAAAATGCAATTCCCTTTGTCCAATTTTAAAAGGATCAAAGAAAATTCTGTTCTTTCTCCACTACATTGATCTGTAATATGAATtattggaaaagaaaattaatatCACAAGGCACTACGGATTTCTACCTTTTGAAAAGTATTCATCTTCGGGGTGCTTTATATAGAATAATGCTGCATTAGAAAATTAAGGAAACAAGGCAACAAAAGATTGAAATCATTTCAGGGTATCAAAACATTTAATTGTACACCAAAGCAAAAATTTAATTTTTCATCAACAAAAGGAAAGTTTAGTTATTAGATTTGTCCATGGTGGATGATTTGGCCAAATTCACCACCACAACTAAGGTTAAGAAATGTGAGATCATCTCTCAAAAAAATTGTGTAATTCCATAACATGTTTCTTTATGAACACTGTATTGCTCCTTGATAATACAAGTAACTTTGCAATTAAAATTAGCAATTTAGTGGCTTATTATCCAACTAATTGGAAAATGCTAATTCATTACTAGGTAACTGGCCGAAACCATTTCCAGCAAATGGCACATGGAGCTGCACAAGTGGGACCCAATGATTAGATGCAGTGGTGGTGCTATGAAAGTACAAGCAACAGGATTAGGTGGGACAAGTGTGGACTAGAAGCATTAACACACAATTCCAAGGCAGGCATAAAAACCGTTAAAGCAACATACCTGGTATTTTTGTAAACAGTTTCCAGCAGATGCCATGGACATTGCCAGTTAATCTGCTTGAGGTGCAGTGCTGCACAATGCTCAGTGGAAACTCAATTATACATCATAAGGCCCAGTTTGTATAGATTTAACTAGATGCCTGGATGTTTCACACAGGAGGACTGCTTGCCTACTCACTGGTTTCTTGACCTGCTCCAAAACAGTACTGGGATGGACACTGGAACAAAATTTGAAGTGCATTCATAAACGTGTTGGTGCAAAATGTGACTAGTTTATTACAATGtgaaaatttgaaattataaGTTGGTACTTTCATTTTCTGTAGAAGGGTAACTTTAATTTCACTTATTTCAAACTGAGTCAGTTGAATAAAATATTCTTAGGAGAAAAACTGCTTTACTTCTGCATTGAAGGATTATGTTCCTGCCATTTTGAATTCTAAAACACGCATTTATAAACATAATTATTAATTATCTGATGCATAGTGGACCTTAAATTTGTATATTAATACTGAAAAGTCTCAACAGTGTAACCAAGAGTTATTTCTATAATACACTGTCAGAATAAAATGCAGCATTTGTGACATGGTTTAATTTTCAAAGTTGCCCATGCAATATGATTTAATTCTATGTATATATAGAAATGTATAAGTATCCTTCATAAAAATCTTTAAGCAGGAtattttctttcatgggataccAAGCAGAGGTAAGCAGCAGGCATGTCCATACAATCCTAATTAGCACACTTGTCTTGAAAAGTTAAACGAAAGTCTTTGCCTCAGCAAAAGAGGGTTGTAAATTCTCTTAACAGAACCAGCTGGTTGGCTGAGTGTGGTTATTCTGTGACTTGAGATGGGATTGTCCCCTCCTTCAAATATACTATGCCTATGGAATACATGCATATAAAATACATGAAATGTGCCTTGATGAAATTGTTTCgcttgggggggggtgggggtgttgcaGGGGAAAAGATGGCAAGTGTAGACCTCTAATTTGTAATGGGAAAGCAGTTAAGCCTTAGAAAGGTTAGATAGTTTAGATGTAGATGGAAAATGCTACACTAACTGGCCCTTATTGTAATGAACTTTAATTTGGGTAGCATTTTCCATGACTTTAAAATGTCCTAAACTGCTTTGCagacaattaagtacttttgaggTAAAACTATTGCTGTAATTCAGGGAGATAACACTTGGATGTTGGGACTTGGAGTAATGTTTAACCCTGTAACAATCTTGCATGTGCTATATTGGGGTCAATTCAAAGTCAGCCCCCAATTAATGAAGTGCAAGTGGATTAACATGTGATAAATGTCAATGGCAGATTTCAGTGACAGACTCAAACAGATCAATTCTAGATTATGTACCAAAAACCATTGTGCTCTGGTCATAACTACTTTTCATTGAAATATATGATGGAATATTTAGGAAGCATAATGTGTATTAGTATTCCACAGTGAGCAATGTACAGTTTATTTTAATGTTCAGGATTAGCACAGTATTAACAGGTTAGGATATTCTGTATTTCCTTGTGAATGTTACAAAAATTATGAGAAAATTAACTGCTATCCATGTGAGAAATAAGTTCGCACCCAAATAGTTGGTGAAACCCAGCTCACTCAGGTAAAGGTTGAATGTATCACAGAGACTACATGAACACACATAATTTTTGCAACTTTCCACAACAAAATCCGAAAGAATAGCACCCCAGGGAGGATaaaggaggaagaaggaagctaacCAAAGGATTGGAGCACCTTAAACTAGAGATTCCAAATAAGGCTGAGTAGTGATACAGGAATCAGACAAGCGACTTCTTCTAAAGAGAGTGTCCTTTGGTTCACTTAGTGAACTGGCAAATATTAAAATAGGATTGATACCAGCATGTACTTTTCATATAAAGGTAGCACAAACATAGTACTTGCAGTGTTTAGGAATGTGCATAATATATGGTTAATTCTGGTTGAATAAAACATAAGCAGTGAGCCACCATGAGTCGTTGCAGATGTTGCTGGCCTATGTGGATTAAAGAATTTTGGTTACAGCCTTTATTACAGAATATATTTCGAGTCTGTGGTGTAAGAGTCTAGTGCAATCCTGCCATAATTCATTAATGCTGTAAGTTCTAGGACAGATAAAGTCATCTCATTCTCCAAatcctgtttaaaataaaaagcaaataatCCGATCTAAATAGGCCAATTCTACACACGGATTTCATCCTCTTCATCCATGAAGGTAAAATCTTCATCTCCTTCGTTCACAGATTCCTCTTTGAAAACATCTCTGGATTCAGCAATATTTTTCATACTGTCTACATCTCCATGACTAACTCCCTCATAAACTGATCGCCTCTCTTCTGTAGTCCCAGATGCCAAACTTGACATGGAACCACTATCTTGTGATAAGTGGCTCCCAGATGCTGTGCTGTATACAACACTATTAATGTTACTTTGCAAGGTTATTGCTGGTACTGTAGGCTCCTCTACAAACTTCTCTTTGGCCACATTTTGTGAATTAGAATAAGGTCCTTGTTTGTCATCACCAAAACCAAGATCAACATCATTCTCCCAAGTATCTTTTTCCATAACACTTAAAATATCACCAAGCATTGAAGGACCAAGATCAACATGAAAGGACATGATGGATTCAGCATGCTTTAGTGGAAAGCCACCACTGGAAAGAGAAGTAGGAAGGTCTGTAATATCTCCAAAATCTCGCTCATCTTGATATTCTGTACATTTATTTTCAATAGTGTTGGCAGCTCCATTGACAGGTACATCTTCCATCTGTTCACTTGCAAGCTTTTTTATTGGACTTGATGAAAGGCTCTTGGCCATCTGATTAGTTGGCTCCATGGTCTTATCATTGAGTTGAGGCAAAGACACTGCATTTTTTACAAATATTGCCGAATCactctgtgtcagtgtgtctcgCTTATCAACACGTGTTACTGACTGAGAGCGTTTGCTGCTGCTTCTGAATTTCCGAGAGAGAAGTCCTGGCTTGGGTGTCGCTTCAGGAGGAGCGGCAGGACCTTCAGCTCCAAATGTGCTAGAAAGGAATGAAGTGTCTCCAAAGACATCACCCCCACGACCTACATGCATCGTATGCCTGAAATCACCAAGAGGAGCACTGATCATGTCTGCAGTCAAGTCGACACGAGAGCGTCGTTTGGATTGATTGGAGCTGGCCACAAGCTGCTTCAGGATCGGCATCTTCCAGATTTGAAAGGAACACAAGTATGATGGAATTCTGAAACGTAAAAGCCCCAATGATCAGGTTTTGGTCTTCAAATATAATCCAAAAGAAAACCAGAATCAATTCTTTACACAGATGAAAGCTGATGTTCAGTCTTTGATCCAACCACAACACAAAACTGGTAAAACCAACTTGTCTCAAAATTATAATTCATGAAATGTTACATCATCTTCCATTACAGCCGTTGTGTGTGCCAATAAGTGCTTCGGTATTCCAATGCACTTGATGCAcctaaatgtaaaacaaaaaaaaaatttcaagaacatttaaatcacagaattttaAGTTTAGACAGGACAATTGAAAACAATTTTTCAACTAGACTAGGATTAAACAAAATAATCCTTAAGCTTACAACTGAAGCTCCTGATGAAATTTTAAATTCTTGAATTTGCTAGCAAACACTTGTTAGCAACACTTCAGAATATTATACGTCAGAAAAATAGATTGGCAGAACCACTTAAGGTGTCATTCAACAAACTGAAAAGACTTatcatattttcatttttaaaactgcagaTAAGTAAAattgtgatatcttgaaaagtgcccatattacagagatgGTGGCTCTGGAAGCCTTataatgcataaagatggataaatccgtGGGATCTGATCAGGCATATcctagaacattgtgggaagctgaGGTAGTGACTGCTGGatcccttgttgagatatttgtatcactgatagccaCAGgtcaggtgccagaagactggaggttggctcacaTGGCGTCATTATTAAAGACGAtg
Above is a window of Chiloscyllium plagiosum isolate BGI_BamShark_2017 chromosome 24, ASM401019v2, whole genome shotgun sequence DNA encoding:
- the cdc42ep4b gene encoding cdc42 effector protein 4 translates to MPILKQLVASSNQSKRRSRVDLTADMISAPLGDFRHTMHVGRGGDVFGDTSFLSSTFGAEGPAAPPEATPKPGLLSRKFRSSSKRSQSVTRVDKRDTLTQSDSAIFVKNAVSLPQLNDKTMEPTNQMAKSLSSSPIKKLASEQMEDVPVNGAANTIENKCTEYQDERDFGDITDLPTSLSSGGFPLKHAESIMSFHVDLGPSMLGDILSVMEKDTWENDVDLGFGDDKQGPYSNSQNVAKEKFVEEPTVPAITLQSNINSVVYSTASGSHLSQDSGSMSSLASGTTEERRSVYEGVSHGDVDSMKNIAESRDVFKEESVNEGDEDFTFMDEEDEIRV